The Balneolaceae bacterium genome segment CTACCTGGTCGAGGAGGTGGAGGTGCGCTATCTCACCTCCCTGAACGACTACCGAAAATCGGACCGGCAGGCGACGGCCTCTTCCCGCCGAACCGGCTACGCCGGATACGGCATCTCCACCTTCGAAAACTACCGCGACCGCGGGCTGGTCTCCCTCCCCTATGCACGCCGCGAGGTGGAAAACATCGGCGGGGCGCTGACCAACCTGGCCAGCCGCAGCGTCTACCTCGATTCCGCATCCACCGAAGAGCGCTTCAAGGCCACCGCTCCCCACGCGCGCATCCTGCACCTGGCCACCCACAGCCAGGTGTCCGACCGGGACCCCCTCTTCTCGCGTATCTTCATGAGTCGTACGGACACGGTGAGCGGTGAGGAACAGTTTCCGGGTCAGATTTTCGCCTACGAGCTTTTCGAGCTTAACCTCAACAACGAGCTCATCATGCTGAACTCCTGTGAATCGGGATCGGGCGGCTACCTGCAGGGCAGCGGGGTGATGGGCATCAGCAGGGCCCTGCGCTACGCGGGTGCGCAGACCCTGGTGCTGAATCTCTGGTCGGTGAACGACATGATGGCCTCGGATTTTGCCCTGCAGTTCTACAAGGGACTCAACCGTGGGATGAGCAAGCCTGAGGCGCTGCGCCAGGCCAAGCTCCACTTCCTCAGGAACAAGAACGCCAATCCCCATTTCTGGGGTCCCTACATGATGATCGGCGACAGCGAGCCGGCCATACGGCCCTACGAGCAGTGGAACTACGTGGTGGCGGGCTCGTTCATGCTCTACTTCCTTCTCTTCGTGGGCGGCTCCCTCTACTACCGGCGCCGCAACGCTTTCTCTCGCTCCTCTTCATAGAAAAGGCACATCTTTTGAGGATGTGCCTTCTCCGGAAGCTATCGTATGAGTCGTCTCGGGTATATTCCTAACGGGCCAGTGCTTCCAGGTAGCTCTGAGCCACCCGGCGGTAGGCGCCGTTGAGCGCGTAGGCCTTCTGGATGTTTTCGCGTGCGTCCTCCAGGCGTTCCATTTGGAAGTAGGTGTTGCCCAGGTACCAGTAGGCCTTTTCAAGGGTGAGCACATCCACATCGTCGCGGTGCCCGATGACCGTCTCGTAATGGGGGATGGCATCGGGATACTGCCCCTCGTTGTAGTAGAGGGATCCCAGCGTAAGGCTTACCTCCGATTCCCAGGCGGGCGTGATGTTTTCGGTCTGGAGCTCGCTATTCAGCAGGGTGACGGCCTGCTGGAACTGGCCCGTATTGGCCAGGGTGATGGCACGCGTGATGACCGTGGCGCCGTTCTCGGCGGCCCCTTCGGCAGAGCGGTAGTAGTCAAGCTCGATGCTCTGGACGGGCTGCACGTCGGAGGTGCCGGTAAAATCGGTGACATTCATGACCAGCATGACGCCCAGGAAAAGAGTGATCACTGCGGCAGCCGCGTAACTCCATATCCTGCGGATACGGGCCTGCCTGCGTTTTTTGACCTCTTTTTCAACAACCGCCTTGACGTTGGCTACGCTGCGAAGATAGTCCAGGTGGTAGGGATCCTGCACCAGTTCGGCCCAGAGTTCGTCTATTTCGGCGGGAGAAAGCTTGCCGTTGACGTATCGGTCAATTTTCTCTTCCAGTTCCTCTTCGTTAAAACTCTCGATCATAACGGTGGTTCCTCTGCTTTAACCTGCCCTGCAGGAGTTCTGCCTCTGCTCCCGCAAGATGGTAAGTTTCTCGATGCCGTGCCATCGCCTTCTGGTATGCACGCATGTACCTTGTACATGCCAGCGTGGCGATGTGCCGTCTGGGAGGCATATTGCGACCTCCTTTGTTTCGTCGTTTCATATACAAGAGTATCCTGCAGCCCGATTGTTACAGAATAATGCATTTATTTTGTTAAAATCTTCTAATAAACGGTCCGAATCCACCTCTCCCCGGTGATATGGGGATTTTGGAGGCTTCCGGCCACCTGCCGGTGCAGGTCCACGGTATCGGCTTTTACCATGATACGATATCAGGGAAAATACGTAATTCTCCCGGCTGGCGCAGCCGAAGGAATCCCTCCTCTGTGCGAGCAGCCGGCTCATTCCCTCCGGGGACGGCGCGTTCAGACGACCGGCAGGGAACCGGCACCCTTGCATAGCCGCCCCAGACTCGTATACTAGGACATCGGTACCCACAACCCTGAACCCAATCCTCATGTCATGAACCTACGCTCCCTGCTGCTCCTGCTTCTCATCCCCCTCTGCGCCGCCTGCGCCCAGCAGCAGGACGACGAAGAACTGGACAGGCGCATCGGACAGATGCTGATGACGGGTTTCAGGGGACTGGAACTGGCCGACTCCCTGCAGGTGTCCGATGATCTGCGGGAGGGGCGCCTGGGCGGGGTGATCCTCTTCGACTACGACGTGCCGGCAGACACCTCCCTGCGCAACATCCGCTCGCCGGAGCAGCTGCGCGCCCTTACCGCCCAGCTGCAGGAACGCTCCCCCACGCCCCTTTTCATCGCCATCGACCAGGAAGGGGGACGCGTGTCGCGTCTGAAAGAGCGGTACGGCTTTCCCTCCACCGTCTCCGCCGCACGGCTCGGCACCCAGCCGCTCGACTCCACCCGTTTCTACGCCCGGCGCACGGCGGCCGTGCTGGACAGCATGGGCGTCAATTTCAACTTCGCCCCGGTGGTGGACCTCGATGCCAACCCGGACAACCCGGTGATCGGGGGACTCGATCGCGCCTTCTCGGCCGATCCCGATACGGTCTACCGCCGCGCCAAAGCCTGGATACGCGCCTCCCGCCGCCGTGGCGTGATCACCGCCCTCAAACACTTTCCGGGCCACGGCAGCTCCGCAGGCGACTCCCACCTGGGGGTGGTGGACGTGACCGACACCTGGAGTGAGCGCGAGCTGGCGCCCTACCGGCGGCTCATCGGCCAGGGGCTGGCCGACGCAGTGATGACGGCGCACATTTTCAACCGCGACCTCGACCCCGAGTGGCCGGCCACTCTCTCCCGCGAAATCATCGGCGGGGTGCTCAGGGACAGCCTGGGATTCCGGGGGGTGGTGGTGTCGGACGACATGCAGATGGGGGCCATCCGGCAGGAGTACGGCCTGGAGACCGCCATCCGCCGCGCGCTGCTTGCAGGGGTGGACCTGCTGGTTTTCGCCAACAATTCGGTCTACCAGCCCAATATCACGCAGCGGGCTCACGGCATCATCCGCCGCCTGGTGGAGGAGGGCACCGTTCCGCGTGAGCGCATCGACCGCTCCTGGGAGCGCATCATGGCCCTCAAAAGGGAGTACGGGCTGCTTCCGGGTCCCTGAACGGGAACCCTCGAAGCGGCGCCCCCCTCAGTTGCCGCCGCGGTAGGGCACGCCCTCCTCAATCCAGTCGGGCGCCGGCATCCCGCGCAAGTAGTGGTCGAAGTACTCCTTCATCTTGACGGCGTAGTCCAGCCGGTTGCCGTAGCGCTGCAGGTGGTGCGGCTCGTTGTGATACTGCAGGAAAACCGCGTCCTTGCCCAGCCGGCGCATGGCCAGGTAGAGCTCGATGCCCTGGTACCAGGGCACGGCGGTGTCCTCGTCGCCGAACATCAGCATGAGGGGCGTCTCGATGCGGTCGGCGAAGAAGACGGGCGAGTTCTCGATGTAGCGCTCGGGGTACTCCCAGAGGCTGCCGCCGATGCGGCTCTGCGTCTGCTCGTACTGGAACTGCCGGGCCAGTCCGCTGCCCCAGCGAATGCCGCTGTAGGCGCTGGTCATGTTGGAGACCGGCGCGCCGGCGATGGCCGCGTCAAAGATGTCGGTCTCCGTGATAATGTGCGCGGTCTGGTAGCCGCTCCAGGAGTGGCCGTGCAGCCCCAGCTTGTCGGGGTGGGCGATGCCCATGTCGATGAGCTTAAGAATGCCCGGCACCAGGCTCTTGACCGAGGAGGGACCGGGAAAGCCTACCGTGAAATGCACGTCGGGCAGAAAGACCACGTAGCCGTCGCTCACATACTGCGGCAGCACGGGGCGGTCGTCGTTGGTGATGTTGTTGAACTCGTAGGCCCGCTGGGAGAAGAAGCGGTAGAAATAGGTCATGACCGGGTAACGCTGGTCCGGGTCGTAGTCGTCCGGCTTGATCACCGCGCCGCGGACCGTATCGCCCTTCACGTCGGTCCACTGGATGATCTCGGCGCGTCCCCAGTTGTAGTCGGCATGCAGGTTGTCGTGCAAGTCGGTGAGCTGCCGGGTTTCGGAGAAATCCATGCCCTCGCTCACCCAGATGTTGGGGTAGAGGTCGTAGCTCTCCTTGGTGAAGAGGATGCGGTCGGCGTCGTCAGCCTGCTGGCCCACCTCGTAGTTCAGCGGCTCGCCCAGGAGCTCGGTGGTGCCGCGGCGGTCCAGGCGCATGGAAAAGAGTCCCTCGTACTTCTCCCGGTCGTAGAAGGCCTCCAGCAGCAGGCGCTCGTCCGGCGCAAAGTAGTCGCGGTCGTAGTCCAGCCGCTCGATGCGGTAGGTCAGGTGACGCTGCCGCCCGTCCCGGGTGAGGTTGGCCGCCTCGCCCGATTCGGTGTCAAAGCTCCAGATATCGTACTTGTCGTAGACCAGCACCTGCTCTTCGCCCTCGATCCAGCCGGCCACGCCGTAGCCCGGCGTCGGGGAGGGATAGTCGTGATCCTCGTCCCAGAAAGGGACCTCCATCCCGTCCGTCAGGTTCTGCGTGCTCTCCTCGCCCACATCGTAGAGGTGCCAGTCCTTGTCGCGGAAGTAGAGGGCGTAGTTGCCGCCGGGGGAGAGCTCCACCCCACCGTCCAGGCGCTCGGTAATGAGGGTTTTCTCGCCCGTCCGCAGGTCCATGATATAGTAGTCGCTGTAGAAGCCGTCCCAGGTCATCTGCTTGCGGTAGGGCATGCTTGAGCTGGCGAGGGTA includes the following:
- a CDS encoding tetratricopeptide repeat protein; this translates as MIESFNEEELEEKIDRYVNGKLSPAEIDELWAELVQDPYHLDYLRSVANVKAVVEKEVKKRRQARIRRIWSYAAAAVITLFLGVMLVMNVTDFTGTSDVQPVQSIELDYYRSAEGAAENGATVITRAITLANTGQFQQAVTLLNSELQTENITPAWESEVSLTLGSLYYNEGQYPDAIPHYETVIGHRDDVDVLTLEKAYWYLGNTYFQMERLEDARENIQKAYALNGAYRRVAQSYLEALAR
- a CDS encoding glycoside hydrolase family 3 N-terminal domain-containing protein, which produces MNLRSLLLLLLIPLCAACAQQQDDEELDRRIGQMLMTGFRGLELADSLQVSDDLREGRLGGVILFDYDVPADTSLRNIRSPEQLRALTAQLQERSPTPLFIAIDQEGGRVSRLKERYGFPSTVSAARLGTQPLDSTRFYARRTAAVLDSMGVNFNFAPVVDLDANPDNPVIGGLDRAFSADPDTVYRRAKAWIRASRRRGVITALKHFPGHGSSAGDSHLGVVDVTDTWSERELAPYRRLIGQGLADAVMTAHIFNRDLDPEWPATLSREIIGGVLRDSLGFRGVVVSDDMQMGAIRQEYGLETAIRRALLAGVDLLVFANNSVYQPNITQRAHGIIRRLVEEGTVPRERIDRSWERIMALKREYGLLPGP
- a CDS encoding prolyl oligopeptidase family serine peptidase, with the protein product MKPTSFFGTLLLLTLFCSGALQAQDRQLTFEDIMRWEDLSGEVISGNGQWLAYEVWPDRGDGEVRVRSVEGDTGYTLELGEDPAITPDGQWVGAYREVPFGAEGDDAPVQGMFLLNTGSGDVQEIDSVSSFQFSEDGRWLAIRRMLADSVSEAYDDNGHLGAPLRLMNLQSGANEELSFVSDMAFDSTSTWLSYSVVDTSGSGNGLYLRELSGGGATHTAAAMEDALFDNLAWDHDTGRLAFTSAPLDSTYFSGTADLQLWSSDGMQTRTLVAGSEVPEQWWLRSDNDLEWTRDNNRLFFGVQNRELMEADLPGSGDSGEEDEGEADPYDMQEILDEKSVDVWHWDDPLIKTHERETWNQRKGQLYRAVYHLDTDEYVQLATEEVPDVEANHDPEVTLASSSMPYRKQMTWDGFYSDYYIMDLRTGEKTLITERLDGGVELSPGGNYALYFRDKDWHLYDVGEESTQNLTDGMEVPFWDEDHDYPSPTPGYGVAGWIEGEEQVLVYDKYDIWSFDTESGEAANLTRDGRQRHLTYRIERLDYDRDYFAPDERLLLEAFYDREKYEGLFSMRLDRRGTTELLGEPLNYEVGQQADDADRILFTKESYDLYPNIWVSEGMDFSETRQLTDLHDNLHADYNWGRAEIIQWTDVKGDTVRGAVIKPDDYDPDQRYPVMTYFYRFFSQRAYEFNNITNDDRPVLPQYVSDGYVVFLPDVHFTVGFPGPSSVKSLVPGILKLIDMGIAHPDKLGLHGHSWSGYQTAHIITETDIFDAAIAGAPVSNMTSAYSGIRWGSGLARQFQYEQTQSRIGGSLWEYPERYIENSPVFFADRIETPLMLMFGDEDTAVPWYQGIELYLAMRRLGKDAVFLQYHNEPHHLQRYGNRLDYAVKMKEYFDHYLRGMPAPDWIEEGVPYRGGN